TTCGAGATTATTCTTGAAAATGTGATCAATAATCTCGCCCAGAACAGTTCGGTCAGGTTCTTGAAGAGATTTGTACTCATCATAGGGATTATTCAGACCCCGAGTAACAATAATAAGGTTGCAGGAAATGTTCAGTTTGCCATCGCTAGAAAAGGCCCTTACTACTCCCATGTGATTCTTCTTCTGTTCCAATCTGCTAGAAATGATGATCATCGGGAGTTGGAGTCTGGACGGTTTAGAGAATCTCTCTACCGCCTCTTTGTATCTCTTTTCAATGATTGTGTCAAGTTCAGTAGGACTTGCAGCGAAGATGTCTGTGTTGACTCCCGGGGGAACAACGGAGTATTTTGAATCGTTGCCCACTTCTGAAAAGTCTCGATAGAGTCTGTGACTGTACTGCTGGAACCTCTCCATAGAAGTGGAAACAAAGTTGACTGCCGAATACTTCATCGAAATGCGTTCAGCCGCTATTCGGAAGGAAAAGTTGAATCTCGATTCTATCTCTGCACGATCAGCTCCAGTCTGCAGTAGTTTGTCGAGTTTTTGAGCCCCAAGGGAGTGGGCTGTGAAAGAGTAAGGGATTCCTGTGTCTTTGAATAGCATAGCTCCCGTCAAACCTCCGTCCCCATAATGAGTAGTAACGAAATTCGGTAAAGTTCTTTCCGACGAATAAAATTCTCTAATTCGTCTTGAGAACTCCCCCAAGAAAGGCCAAAGTCTCTCCTTGCTCAAGAAGCCTTCTGGACCAAAAGGGATTCTTATGATTCTGAGGCTATCTTTTCCTCGATAGGAATCGAATTCCTCGGCAAACTCAGGCCATTTGTCGTCGATAACCCTTCTCGTTATTATGTCACAGTTGATTCCCATTTCTGACATAGCCGATGCAACTTCCTTCACATAGACCAGCTGACCTCCAAAGTCCGGATGCGTTGTCCAGTAGCTGTCATTCTTATCGAAGTTTCCCTGGGGATTTATAAATGCCACTCTCACAAGTCATCACCTGCCTCGAAAATGGCCTTCAAAGCGTCTATAGAAGGCAGAATTACATCCTTTCCCTCATGTTCGATTCTAAAGGCGGCACAATAGTTCCCATAAGCGGCCGATTCAAAGATATCCTTCCCTTGAAGGAGGCCATATAGGATACCGGACCAAAAAGCATCTCCCGCACCGGTGGTGTCCACTACTC
This region of Mesotoga sp. Brook.08.105.5.1 genomic DNA includes:
- a CDS encoding glycosyltransferase, which gives rise to MRVAFINPQGNFDKNDSYWTTHPDFGGQLVYVKEVASAMSEMGINCDIITRRVIDDKWPEFAEEFDSYRGKDSLRIIRIPFGPEGFLSKERLWPFLGEFSRRIREFYSSERTLPNFVTTHYGDGGLTGAMLFKDTGIPYSFTAHSLGAQKLDKLLQTGADRAEIESRFNFSFRIAAERISMKYSAVNFVSTSMERFQQYSHRLYRDFSEVGNDSKYSVVPPGVNTDIFAASPTELDTIIEKRYKEAVERFSKPSRLQLPMIIISSRLEQKKNHMGVVRAFSSDGKLNISCNLIIVTRGLNNPYDEYKSLQEPDRTVLGEIIDHIFKNNLEERVLFMNIENQLELSALYRIGAKRRSVFALTSLYEPFGLAPIEAMACGLPAVATSNGGPTESMRENNVEYGVLVDPLETDDIARGLKRVLFTSEDFWNELSSRGIDRVTEKYTWRSTAEGYLNQIKEKIRSEYPEPEIPDYLYSGDDIPFIE